The Electrophorus electricus isolate fEleEle1 chromosome 19, fEleEle1.pri, whole genome shotgun sequence genome has a segment encoding these proteins:
- the haus6 gene encoding HAUS augmin-like complex subunit 6 isoform X2, whose amino-acid sequence MFDKPNKEAFYIVIHFLFKKLNPSRVQEVFRHCWPVLDRKADAEFRKAAFEWLQEIANEERSTFPKVAASHLLSASGPRFISLMLHLAKHVMVKLMKTFTSDGTWVPEAAAVPASSVEIEMTRFHMVKRHFQRVSVEQDSLIQDYQKRARCLENSLKNLKAEDVKYDDLLKKYENKMDLEGDLLAKIHKVRSLWAEINEALSSLEGERSVLDSVLEGRVEQYVLDGKDISVNIPTILLERLERLSQQTSIGRLYEGGQPILLPLLELLNVGLSVLCDERAKVSGPASQLHHQTLQGQAVLMNRSKESLKNTGRKLVKKDIPHVKSSIKSLEEDWVRKWSECLSHTPLISFLNEDPVLDFLSPMAPLSFEPASEASFQASIFSRYPAKLPELREQTHKEKPCLIQKEVETDPEFSSSLPAEYKPKDVLFTGCVASPRPVTPPGVHPETPAVAPTPGLVQSSRRRPCPPQTKTSTVMPKAQILELEYDNLASQFAEAVTMSPEDGRKSGMELEQLINMLSDPFTTKKQLPRTPESLIMDVRTSWRKAVEEGKAEKHEMFHDGLSCLIKPTTEANERNPSPELFSLGGSISADHLPCSSPLSQQGASPHSTVIWDSSQLEAFSPSSSSIIHFSIANENFPAMENDGSCICGDGPQGDQDEMEEEFLPSVVSHSPERVTTHHMAQFQLADFLPSAKRMSPGYSSCAGEKVFSLDLDQVESFSSPQRELTLPNLMTFSPMDEL is encoded by the exons ATGTTTGATAAGCCAAATAAGGAGGCCTTCTACATAGTCATccatttcttatttaaaaagttGAACCCTTCACGCGTGCAGGAGGTCttcag ACACTGCTGGCCTGTTTTGGATCGCAAGGCAGATGCTGAATTTCGTAAGGCGGCTTTTGAATGGCTTCAGGAAATAGCG AATGAGGAAAGGAGCACTTTCCCCAAGGTGGCTGCATCACATTTACTCTCTGCTTCTGGACCGAGATTCATCAGTCTAATGCTTCATTTAGCCAAACACGTCATGGTCAAATTGATGAAGACTTTTACTTCAG ATGGCACATGGGTTCCAGAGGCTGCAGCTGTTCCTGCAAGTTCTGTGGAAATTGAAATGACGCGCTTTCACATGGTGAAGAGACACTTCCAAAGAGTGTCTGTGGAGCAGGACAGTCTTATTCAAGACTATCAAAAGAGAGCTAG ATGTTTGGAAAACTCTTTGAAAAATCTTAAAGCTGAAGATGTCAAATATGATGATTTGCTCAA AAAATATGAGAATAAAATGGACTTGGAAGGAGACCTTTTGGCAAAGATTCATAAG GTCCGGAGTTTATGGGCTGAGATTAACGAAGCCTTGTCCAGCCTGGAGGGGGAACGGAGTGTGTTGGATAGTGTGCTGGAGGGCAGGGTGGAACAGTACGTACTAGACGGGAAGGACATCAGTGTGAATATACCTACGATTCTACTGGAGAGACTAGAAAGGCTGTCGCAACAG ACGAGCATCGGGAGGCTGTATGAGGGAGGCCAGCCCATCCTCCTGCCCTTGCTAGAGCTTCTGAACGTGGGATTGAGTGTCCTCTGTGATGAGCGAGCCAAGGTTTCGGGCCCTGCTTCACAGCTCCACCACCAGACTCTCCAGGGACAAGCTGTGCTCATGAACCGCTCGAAGGAGTCACTGAAAAACACAGG ACGTAAACTGGTCAAGAAGGATATACCACACGTTAAGAGCTCCATTAAGAGCCTGGAGGAGGACTGGGTGCGGAAATGGTCTGAGTGTTTGAGTCACACTCCCTTGATCTCCTTCCTTAATGAGGATCCT GTTTTGGACTTCCTTTCGCCGATGGCTCCTTTATCTTTTGAACCAGCCTCTGAAGCTAGCTTTCAGGCTAGTATCTTCTCACGGTACCCTGCCAAGCTGCCTg AGCTGAGGGAACAGACCCATAAAGAAAAACCTTGCTTGATACAGAAAGAAGTTGAGACGGATCCTGAGTTCTCAAG TTCTCTTCCAGCTGAGTACAAGCCTAAAGATGTGCTTTTTACTGGCTGTGTTGCCTCACCAAGGCCTGTGACTCCTCCTGGGGTGCATCCTGAAACCCCAGCAGTTGCTCCTACCCCTGGCCTTGTTCAG TCTAGCCGGAGAAGACCCTGCCCTCCGCAAACCAAGACATCTACTGTGATGCCAAAGGCTCAGATTCTGGAATTGGAGTATGACAATCTAGCAAGTCAG TTTGCTGAAGCGGTCACCATGAGTCCGGAGGACGGTAGGAAGAGTGGCATGGAGCTGGAGCAGTTAATAAATATGTTGTCGGACCCCTTCACAACCAAGAAGCAACTGCCTCGCACACCGGAGAGCTTGA TTATGGATGTCAGAACATCATGGAGAAAAGCTGTGGAGGAAGGGAAGGCTGAGAAGCATGAGATGTTTCATGATGGCCTCTCGTGTCTCATAAAGCCCACAACTGAGGCCAATGAAAGAAACCCTAGCCCTGAACTGTTTTCCCTTGGTGGTTCTATAAGTGCTGACCATCTACCCTGTAGTTCCCCTCTGTCCCAGCAGGGGGCTTCCCCACACTCTACTGTCATCTGGGACTCCTCACAGCTGGAGGCTTTCAGTCCAAGTTCAAGCAGTATCATTCACTTCAGCATTGCCAATGAGAATTTCCCAGCCATGGAGAATGATGGCTCCTGCATCTGTGGCGATGGCCCACAGGGGGACCAGGATGAGATGGAGGAAGAATTTCTTCCTTCAGTTGTCTCCCATTCTCCTGAAAGAGTGACTACCCACCACATGGCTCAATTTCAATTGGCTGACTTCTTGCCATCAGCAAAGAGAATGAGCCCAGGGTATAGCAGCTGTGCTGGTGAGAAGGTTTTTTCTCTGGACTTGGACCAGGTGGAGAGCTTCTCGTCACCTCAACGAGAGCTCACTCTGCCCAATCTAATGACATTCTCACCCATGGATGAACTCTAG
- the haus6 gene encoding HAUS augmin-like complex subunit 6 isoform X1 — protein MMSDLQEVNGKYLWWYLQILEFHIDGTPGTGTKTTTKHLSVGPNMFDKPNKEAFYIVIHFLFKKLNPSRVQEVFRHCWPVLDRKADAEFRKAAFEWLQEIANEERSTFPKVAASHLLSASGPRFISLMLHLAKHVMVKLMKTFTSDGTWVPEAAAVPASSVEIEMTRFHMVKRHFQRVSVEQDSLIQDYQKRARCLENSLKNLKAEDVKYDDLLKKYENKMDLEGDLLAKIHKVRSLWAEINEALSSLEGERSVLDSVLEGRVEQYVLDGKDISVNIPTILLERLERLSQQTSIGRLYEGGQPILLPLLELLNVGLSVLCDERAKVSGPASQLHHQTLQGQAVLMNRSKESLKNTGRKLVKKDIPHVKSSIKSLEEDWVRKWSECLSHTPLISFLNEDPVLDFLSPMAPLSFEPASEASFQASIFSRYPAKLPELREQTHKEKPCLIQKEVETDPEFSSSLPAEYKPKDVLFTGCVASPRPVTPPGVHPETPAVAPTPGLVQSSRRRPCPPQTKTSTVMPKAQILELEYDNLASQFAEAVTMSPEDGRKSGMELEQLINMLSDPFTTKKQLPRTPESLIMDVRTSWRKAVEEGKAEKHEMFHDGLSCLIKPTTEANERNPSPELFSLGGSISADHLPCSSPLSQQGASPHSTVIWDSSQLEAFSPSSSSIIHFSIANENFPAMENDGSCICGDGPQGDQDEMEEEFLPSVVSHSPERVTTHHMAQFQLADFLPSAKRMSPGYSSCAGEKVFSLDLDQVESFSSPQRELTLPNLMTFSPMDEL, from the exons ATGATGTCTGATCTTCAAGAAGTAAACGGAAAATACTTATGGTGGTATCTTCAGATCCTTGAGTTCCATATCGATGGCACTCCTGGCACCGGGACAAAAACAACCACTAAGCATCTCAGTGTTGGCCC gaACATGTTTGATAAGCCAAATAAGGAGGCCTTCTACATAGTCATccatttcttatttaaaaagttGAACCCTTCACGCGTGCAGGAGGTCttcag ACACTGCTGGCCTGTTTTGGATCGCAAGGCAGATGCTGAATTTCGTAAGGCGGCTTTTGAATGGCTTCAGGAAATAGCG AATGAGGAAAGGAGCACTTTCCCCAAGGTGGCTGCATCACATTTACTCTCTGCTTCTGGACCGAGATTCATCAGTCTAATGCTTCATTTAGCCAAACACGTCATGGTCAAATTGATGAAGACTTTTACTTCAG ATGGCACATGGGTTCCAGAGGCTGCAGCTGTTCCTGCAAGTTCTGTGGAAATTGAAATGACGCGCTTTCACATGGTGAAGAGACACTTCCAAAGAGTGTCTGTGGAGCAGGACAGTCTTATTCAAGACTATCAAAAGAGAGCTAG ATGTTTGGAAAACTCTTTGAAAAATCTTAAAGCTGAAGATGTCAAATATGATGATTTGCTCAA AAAATATGAGAATAAAATGGACTTGGAAGGAGACCTTTTGGCAAAGATTCATAAG GTCCGGAGTTTATGGGCTGAGATTAACGAAGCCTTGTCCAGCCTGGAGGGGGAACGGAGTGTGTTGGATAGTGTGCTGGAGGGCAGGGTGGAACAGTACGTACTAGACGGGAAGGACATCAGTGTGAATATACCTACGATTCTACTGGAGAGACTAGAAAGGCTGTCGCAACAG ACGAGCATCGGGAGGCTGTATGAGGGAGGCCAGCCCATCCTCCTGCCCTTGCTAGAGCTTCTGAACGTGGGATTGAGTGTCCTCTGTGATGAGCGAGCCAAGGTTTCGGGCCCTGCTTCACAGCTCCACCACCAGACTCTCCAGGGACAAGCTGTGCTCATGAACCGCTCGAAGGAGTCACTGAAAAACACAGG ACGTAAACTGGTCAAGAAGGATATACCACACGTTAAGAGCTCCATTAAGAGCCTGGAGGAGGACTGGGTGCGGAAATGGTCTGAGTGTTTGAGTCACACTCCCTTGATCTCCTTCCTTAATGAGGATCCT GTTTTGGACTTCCTTTCGCCGATGGCTCCTTTATCTTTTGAACCAGCCTCTGAAGCTAGCTTTCAGGCTAGTATCTTCTCACGGTACCCTGCCAAGCTGCCTg AGCTGAGGGAACAGACCCATAAAGAAAAACCTTGCTTGATACAGAAAGAAGTTGAGACGGATCCTGAGTTCTCAAG TTCTCTTCCAGCTGAGTACAAGCCTAAAGATGTGCTTTTTACTGGCTGTGTTGCCTCACCAAGGCCTGTGACTCCTCCTGGGGTGCATCCTGAAACCCCAGCAGTTGCTCCTACCCCTGGCCTTGTTCAG TCTAGCCGGAGAAGACCCTGCCCTCCGCAAACCAAGACATCTACTGTGATGCCAAAGGCTCAGATTCTGGAATTGGAGTATGACAATCTAGCAAGTCAG TTTGCTGAAGCGGTCACCATGAGTCCGGAGGACGGTAGGAAGAGTGGCATGGAGCTGGAGCAGTTAATAAATATGTTGTCGGACCCCTTCACAACCAAGAAGCAACTGCCTCGCACACCGGAGAGCTTGA TTATGGATGTCAGAACATCATGGAGAAAAGCTGTGGAGGAAGGGAAGGCTGAGAAGCATGAGATGTTTCATGATGGCCTCTCGTGTCTCATAAAGCCCACAACTGAGGCCAATGAAAGAAACCCTAGCCCTGAACTGTTTTCCCTTGGTGGTTCTATAAGTGCTGACCATCTACCCTGTAGTTCCCCTCTGTCCCAGCAGGGGGCTTCCCCACACTCTACTGTCATCTGGGACTCCTCACAGCTGGAGGCTTTCAGTCCAAGTTCAAGCAGTATCATTCACTTCAGCATTGCCAATGAGAATTTCCCAGCCATGGAGAATGATGGCTCCTGCATCTGTGGCGATGGCCCACAGGGGGACCAGGATGAGATGGAGGAAGAATTTCTTCCTTCAGTTGTCTCCCATTCTCCTGAAAGAGTGACTACCCACCACATGGCTCAATTTCAATTGGCTGACTTCTTGCCATCAGCAAAGAGAATGAGCCCAGGGTATAGCAGCTGTGCTGGTGAGAAGGTTTTTTCTCTGGACTTGGACCAGGTGGAGAGCTTCTCGTCACCTCAACGAGAGCTCACTCTGCCCAATCTAATGACATTCTCACCCATGGATGAACTCTAG
- the plin2 gene encoding perilipin-2 yields the protein MAPMEITNQNVVIRMATLPLVSSTYGMVSNVYCHTKDNHPYIKSVCEAAEMGVKTITSAAFTSTLPIISKLGPQISLANDLACKGLDKIEKTLPILHQPSGEVIASAKEAVSSAKGTVSESVTGAKETVSLTLSGVVGRTRGAVQEGVEKTRTVVTGGVHAVMESRLARLVNSGVDNALSTSESLVEHYLPGAEEGQEYEASLTRGFEHDTEKPSYYVRLGSLSTKLRRRAYQKAIAKVYDAKTRSQETISHLNHTMDLIEFTRKNIDGANQKIYEKFNTLMDWRSRSQSDMESNSNNDNETELIESRTLTIAHNLTQQLQTTCLALVSSLQGLPHNIHDQALSIGHLASEVYTSFTKAASLSDLSDVALANTRSHLNRMRDSIDGVLDYLVNNTPLNWLVGPFFPSPEPSGSPSSPQSSDMRSGHPELEMQILDKEH from the exons ATGGCTCCGATGGAGATAACTAACCAG AATGTGGTGATCAGAATGGCCACGCTCCCACTGGTGAGTTCCACCTATGGCATGGTATCTAATGTGTACTGCCACACCAAGGACAACCATCCATACATCAAGTCCGTGTGTGAGGCTGCAGAGATGGGTGTGAAGACGATCACTTCGGCTGCCTTCACCAGCACTTTGCCGATCATTAGCAAGTTGGGACCCCAAA TCTCTCTGGCTAACGACCTTGCTTGTAAGGGTCTCGACAAGATCGAGAAAACTCTACCGATTCTTCACCAGCCCTCGGGAGAG GTCATTGCCAGCGCAAAAGAAGCTGTGAGCAGCGCAAAAGGCACAGTCTCCGAAAGTGTGACCGGCGCCAAGGAGACTGTGTCTCTCACTTTGAGCGGTGTGGTGGGCAGGACCAGAGGAGCGGTGCAGGAGGGTGTGGAGAAGACGAGGACGGTGGTCACTGGCGGAGTCCACGCTGTGATGGAGAGCAGGCTTGCCCGTCTGGTGAACAGCGGCGTGGACAACGCGCTGAGCACATCCGAGAGCCTGGTGGAGCACTATCTGCCTGGAGCTGAGGAAGGTCAAG agtATGAGGCAAGTTTGACCAGAGGATTTGAGCACGACACAGAGAAGCCCAGCTACTATGTGCGTCTCGGCTCTCTCTCTACCAAACTGCGAAGGAGGGCGTACCAGAAAGCCATCGCCAAAGTTTATGATGCCAAGACACGGAGTCAGGAGACCATCTCCCATCTTAACCACACCATGGACCTG ATTGAATTCACACGAAAGAACATTGATGGTGCCAACCAGAAGATATATGAGAAGTTTAATACACTGATGGATTGGAGATCTAGATCTCAGAGTGACATGGAGAGcaacagtaacaatgacaatgagacagag CTAATTGAGTCCCGAACCTTGACCATCGCTCACAACCTGACCCAGCAGCTACAGACTACGTGTTTGGCATTGGTCTCCAGCCTCCAGGGACTGCCACACAACATCCATGATCAGGCACTCTCAATTGGTCACCTGGCCAGCGAGGTCTACACTAGTTTTACCAAGGCCGCATCTCTGAGCGATCTGTCTGACGTGGCTCTCGCCAACACTCGCAGTCACCTGAACCGGATGAGAGATTCCATTGACGGCGTTCTGGATTATTTGGTCAACAACACGCCACTCAATTGGCTGGTAGGTCCATTCTTTCCCAGCCCAGAGCCATCTGGAAGTCCAAGCAGTCCCCAGTCCAGTGACATGAGGAGTGGCCATCCTGAACTGGAGATGCAGATTCTCGATAAAGAGCATTAA